One window from the genome of Ovis canadensis isolate MfBH-ARS-UI-01 breed Bighorn chromosome 21, ARS-UI_OviCan_v2, whole genome shotgun sequence encodes:
- the LOC138426528 gene encoding elongation factor 1-alpha 2-like, with amino-acid sequence MGKEKTHINIVVIGHVDSGKSTTTGHLIYKCGGIDKRTIEKFEKEAAEMGKGSFKYAWVLDKLKAERERGITIDVSLWKFETSKYYITIIDAPGHRDFIKNMITGTSQADCAVLIVAGGVGEFEAGISKNGQTREHVLLAYTLGVKQLIVAVNKMDSTEPAYSAARFQEITKEVSAYIRKIGYNPATVAFVPISGWHGDNMLEPSTNMPWFKGWKVERKEGNATGVTLLEALDSILPPTRPVNKPLRLPLQDVYKIGGIGTVPVGRVETGFLKAGMVVTFAPCGLTTEVKSVEMHHEALSEALPGDNMGFNVKNVSVKDIRRGNVAGDSKNDPPMETSSFVAQVIVLNHPGQIQAGYSPVLDCHTAHISCRFAELREKIDRRSGKKLEDNPKALKSGDAAIVQMVPGKAMCVETFSEYPPLGHFAVRDMRQTVAVGVIKAVEKKTGAAAKVTKSAVKASKK; translated from the exons ATGGGCAAAGAGAAGACACACATCAATATCGTGGTCATTGGCCATGTGGACTCCGGCAAGTCCACCACCACCGGGCACCTCATCTACAAGTGTGGGGGGATTGACAAGAGGACCATTGAGAAGTTTGAGAAGGAGGCAGCTGAG ATGGGTAAGGGCTCCTTCAAGTACGCCTGGGTGCTGGACAAactgaaggcagagagagagcgTGGCATCACCATCGACGTCTCCCTGTGGAAGTTTGAGACCAGCAAGTACTACATCACCATCATCGATGCCCCGGGCCACAGGGACTTCATCAAGAACATGATCACCGGCACCTCCCAG GCTGACTGCGCTGTGCTCATTGTGGCTGGCGGTGTGGGCGAGTTTGAGGCAGGCATCTCTAAGAACGGGCAGACTCGCGAGCACGTGCTGCTCGCCTACACCTTGGGTGTGAAGCAGCTGATCGTGGCGGTCAACAAGATGGACTCGACCGAGCCGGCCTACAGCGCCGCACGCTTCCAGGAGATCACCAAGGAAGTGAGTGCCTACATCAGGAAGATCGGCTACAACCCGGCGACCGTGGCCTTTGTGCCCATCTCGGGCTGGCACGGAGACAACATGCTGGAGCCCAGCACCAAC ATGCCCTGGTTCAAGGGCTGGAAAGTTGAGCGGAAGGAGGGAAACGCCACTGGGGTGACCCTACTGGAAGCTCTGGACTCCATCCTGCCCCCAACTCGCCCAGTCAACAAGCCCCTGAGGCTGCCACTACAAGATGTGTACAAGATAGGAG GCATCGGCACGGTGCCCGTGGGCCGAGTGGAGACCGGCTTCCTGAAGGCCGGCATGGTGGTCACCTTTGCCCCCTGTGGCCTCACCACTGAGGTCAAGTCTGTGGAGATGCACCACGAGGCCCTGTCGGAGGCCCTGCCCGGGGACAACATGGGCTTCAACGTGAAGAACGTGTCTGTGAAGGACATTCGTCGTGGCAACGTGGCTGGAGACAGCAAGAACGACCCCCCAATGGAGACCAGCAGCTTTGTGGCCCAG GTGATCGTCCTGAATCACCCAGGACAGATCCAAGCTGGCTATTCTCCGGTGCTGGACTGTCAcacagcccacatctcctgcaggttTGCTGAACTGAGGGAAAAGATTGACCGCCGCTCGGGCAAGAAGCTGGAAGACAACCCCAAGGCCCTGAAGTCGGGTGACGCTGCCATCGTGCAGATGGTCCCCGGCAAGGCCATGTGTGTGGAGACCTTCTCCGAGTACCCGCCTCTAG GCCATTTTGCCGTGCGGGACATGAGGCAAACCGTGGCCGTTGGCGTCATCAAGGCTGTGGAGAAGAAGACAGGGGCTGCGGCTAAGGTCACCAAGTCAGCGGTGAAGGCCAGCAAGAAATGA